The genomic stretch CCTGGATGCCCCTGGCCCTGTTCATCATCCAGGACTCGGATGCCTCGGCGATCTTCGTGATCTTTATCTGCTCGATCTGGCCAATGCTTCTGAACACCGCCTTTGGCGTGGCCAACGTTAGGCAGGACTGGGTCAACGTGGCCCGCACCCACGAACTCGGGCCCCTGCGCACCGCTATTACCGTGATCCTGCCGGCCGCCGCACCCACGATCCTGACCGGTATGCGGATCTCGATCGGCATCGCCTGGCTGGTCATCGTGGCCGCAGAAATGCTCGTGGGCGGTACCGGCATTGGCTATTACGTGTGGAACGAATGGAACAACCTGGATCTGGCCAGTGTGATCTTCTCCATCCTGATGATCGGGGTGGTGGGCATGCTGCTCGACCTGGCCCTGGGCAAGGCCCAGAAACTGGTGGAATACAAAGAATGAGCGGTCCGGCACCGGTTTCCGGTGCCGGCCTCAACCCTCCGAACGGAGACCTGTTATGAGTAAATCATTCCTGGAAGTTGATGGCCTGTCCAAAGTCTACCCGGACGGCCAGGGCGGTGAGCTCACCGTCTTCGAGGATATCCGCTTTGCCCTGGAGAAAGGTGAGTTTGTTTGCATCATCGGCCACTCCGGTTGCGGTAAATCCACCATCCTGAACGTGCTGGCAGGCCTGGACGAAGCCAGCGCCGGCAACGTGGTGATGAACGGCAAGGAAATCAAAGGCCCCGGCCTTGAGCGCGGCGTGGTGTTCCAGAACTACAGCCTGCTGCCCTGGAAAACCACCCTGAACAACATCGTCTTCGCCGTACGTGCCCGTTGGCCCGAGTGGTCCAAGGAAAAGGTGAAAGAGCACAGCGAACGCTACCTGAAGATGGTCGGCCTGGACCACGCACTGAATCGCAAGCCGTCCCAGCTGTCCGGCGGTATGCGCCAGCGGGTAAGTATCGCCCGCGCCTTCGCCACCCAGCCGGAACTCCTGCTGTTGGATGAGCCGTTCGGTGCGCTGGATGCGCTCACCCGGGGCGTGATTCAGGACGAACTGGTGAAAATCTGGGAAGAAACCCGCCAGACCGTGTTCATGATCACCCACGATGTCGACGAAGCGATTCTGCTGTCCGACCGCATTTTCCTGATGTCCAACGGCCCCAATGCACGAATCGCGGAAAGCGTGAAAGTGGACATTCCGCACCCGCGGGCCCGTGCCACCATCTTCCAGAACCCGGCCTATCACAAGACCCGGGACTACCTGGTGGACTTCCTGGTCAACCGCAGCGGCTCGGCCCTGCCGGAAAAAGACGGTACCCCGAAAATCGTGGAACCCGCCCAAGGCGTTGCCCAGTCAGGGCCGGCGTCTGACGAATCTGAAACCGAATCCGAAACTGCCGCCCGTGCGGTGAATGCCTGACGTCAAAACCGAAGAGAGGAAACAGCCATGATGAACAAAGAACTGATGACCGCAAAAATCCTGGAAGCCAAAGTTTCCAAGGGTATGACCTGGGAATCCATCGCCGAAACCATCGGCATGTCTCCGGTATTCACCACCTCAGCAGCCCTGGGTATGAACAGCCTCACCGAAGACAAGGCCTTCGCCCTGTGCGAAATCCTCGGTCTTGATAAGCCGGTGGCAGAGGCCCTGCAGGTATGCCCCAAAAAAGCCTGGGACGGTGCCGTTCCGCAGGATCCGCTGATCT from Marinobacter adhaerens HP15 encodes the following:
- the ntrB gene encoding nitrate ABC transporter permease produces the protein MASLNVRAALLSVSFLILALGLWEMATQPPEAQTGLTEYEMLMGGVEQESRVPPPSAVIKLAWAELSDPFYDAGANDKGIGIQLAYSVYRVLTGYLAAMAIALPVGFLIGMSPLMYKALNPYIQVLRPISPLAWMPLALFIIQDSDASAIFVIFICSIWPMLLNTAFGVANVRQDWVNVARTHELGPLRTAITVILPAAAPTILTGMRISIGIAWLVIVAAEMLVGGTGIGYYVWNEWNNLDLASVIFSILMIGVVGMLLDLALGKAQKLVEYKE
- a CDS encoding ABC transporter ATP-binding protein; this translates as MSKSFLEVDGLSKVYPDGQGGELTVFEDIRFALEKGEFVCIIGHSGCGKSTILNVLAGLDEASAGNVVMNGKEIKGPGLERGVVFQNYSLLPWKTTLNNIVFAVRARWPEWSKEKVKEHSERYLKMVGLDHALNRKPSQLSGGMRQRVSIARAFATQPELLLLDEPFGALDALTRGVIQDELVKIWEETRQTVFMITHDVDEAILLSDRIFLMSNGPNARIAESVKVDIPHPRARATIFQNPAYHKTRDYLVDFLVNRSGSALPEKDGTPKIVEPAQGVAQSGPASDESETESETAARAVNA
- the cynS gene encoding cyanase, yielding MMNKELMTAKILEAKVSKGMTWESIAETIGMSPVFTTSAALGMNSLTEDKAFALCEILGLDKPVAEALQVCPKKAWDGAVPQDPLIYRLYEVVGVYGDTMKELIHEKFGDGIMSAIDFTMDIEKEENPKGDRVVVTMNGKFLPYKAW